The Toxoplasma gondii ME49 chromosome III, whole genome shotgun sequence genome includes a window with the following:
- a CDS encoding transporter, major facilitator family protein (encoded by transcript TGME49_253130~Predicted trans-membrane domain (TMHMM2.0):94-117:136-159:165-188:191-214:225-248:293-313:447-470:482-502:506-529:538-558:569-592:606-629), giving the protein MSSLLTACLCATLDSLLTGQIISLLHTDIMMKEEAPGPSPALVPSAEFAEELQTSGSFDREKQEQRNVTPFRKGSPWNFWSSALYHCGGRRARKGIVILGSCLVMLGLSSSLSWSCTYPYMFAYLQHAGSTWQYRHCAWVSVMQLAGLLMTLPLGSMLETRIGPRWTVCLGALIGFSGSFGVSFAVGSYWAILFLYGLVQGMGAGLQMAPASTVPLRWQPDKVNLLLNLRCTAFMLGPCIFIPMNILGADYSSTPTTIHSVSDSMRSDSGTVTGQQQLVTSQAYLSFPSWGPSILQAVAGVTLALQLCGGVLLDNPPWTQRWQRRHVNEGQLERKPASPVTPSVETSIHSCVADSSDVKKPASQHQPRAAVTNRLLPGESISGFVTRCSTLRQAYLAHFIVPFTVSDVSGMTKRLDELFIQKRSVPSWARGLHGISLSLGESLRTTRFFFLCFVSSCHFFYFVSLYTYWHVAAVSFSIPQSKLLFLSIMLSIFAVLCCLYWGEYIRVFTVGTGLVMTSSLCCASSWLFGMAASSSQAAFTIAVALCIFSAVGVVALVAQGAATAFGPRPLGFVLYLLQSCAMIGGAVLSGVTALFFLDGSHLSFTRFAILPAILLTIISSALVAVRCFFRGKLTLLDAPVRRRCTEVEADEDGATSQSPHDERIDLESSDDAYTDDETRPLNLAAVIREYQESAQRRHSAKTEETILSETEGYHDADSPLQFPVGVDPAHIFPAEEDWDEAELSLSSAEETDSEPGGSDK; this is encoded by the exons ATGTCTTCGTTGTTGACAGCCTGTTTGTGCGCGACACTTGACTCTCTGCTTACTGGGCAGATCATTTCCCTACTACACACAGACATCATgatgaaggaagaagcaccCGGGCCATCTCCGGCATTAGTTCCTTCTGCGGAGTTTGCCGAGGAGTTACAGACAAGTGGTTCATTCGACCGTGAAAAACAAGAGCAGCGGAACGTCACGCCTTTCCGCAAGGGGTCACCCTGGAACTTTTGGTCGAGTGCATTGTACCATTGCGGAGGTCGCAGAGCAAGAAAGGGGATTGTCATACTTGGGAGCTGCTTGGTTATGCTTGGGCTCAGTTCGTCTCTGAGTTGGAGTTGCACATATCCCTACATGTTTGCTTACCTTCAACATGCAGGCAGCACGTGGCAGTACAGGCATTGCGCGTGGGTGTCTGTCATGCAGCTGGCTGGGCTCCTGATGACTCTGCCGCTGGGCAGTATGCTTGAAACTCGGATTGGCCCTAGGTGGACCGTGTGTCTCGGCGCTCTCATTGGATTCAGTGGCTCTTTCGGTGTTTCGTTTGCCGTTGGTTCCTACTGGGCAATTTTGTTTTTGTATGGGTTAGTTCAGGGGATGGGAGCAGGCTTGCAAATGGCTCCGGCTTCTACCGTGCCCTTGCGGTGGCAGCCTGACAAGGTGAATCTTCTCCTGAATCTTCGTTGTACTGCCTTCATGCTCGGACCTTGCATTTTCATTCCGATGAATATTCTTGGGGCAGACTATTCATCCACGCCAACAACAATACATTCGGTATCAG ATAGCATGAGATCGGATTCGGGCACAGTAACGGGACAGCAACAACTCGTGACTTCGCAGGCGTACCTTTCCTTTCCCTCATGGGGCCCGTCAATTCTCCAGGCGGTGGCGGGCGTTACGCTTGCACTTCAGCTTTGCGGTGGAGTTTTGCTCGATAATCCTCCATG GACCCAAAGATGGCAGCGTCGACATGTCAACGAAGGACAGCTGGAGCGGAAACCTGCAAGTCCAGTGACACCTTCTGTGGAGACGTCCATTCATTCATGTGTAGCAGATTCATCGGACGTAAAGAAACCTGCCTCACAACATCAGCCACGCGCTGCAGTAACAAATCGTCTTTTGCCTGGGGAATCCATATCAGGCTTTGTCACGAGATGTAGTACTTTGCGGCAAGCGTACCTGGCCCACTTCATCGTGCCCTTCACGGTCTCAGACGTGTCTGGTATGACGAAGCGGTTGGACGAACTTTTCATACAAAAACGATCGGTCCCGTCATGGGCTCGCGGCTTGCACGGGATCAGCTTGTCCCTAGGGGAATCATTACGGACGACGcgattcttttttctgtgcttcGTTTCGTCCTGTCATTTCTTCTACTTTGTATCACTGTACACTTACTGGCACGttgccgctgtctccttcagtATACCTCAATCTAAGCTACTGTTTCTTTCGATTATGTTATCCATATTCGctgttctctgctgtctgtaTTGGGGAGAATATATCCGTGTATTTACAGTGGGGACCGGTTTGGTCATGACATCTTCCTTGTGTTGTGCGTCTTCATGGCTTTTCGGAATGGCAGCTAGTAGTAGTCAGGCTGCATTCACGATTGCAGTAGCTCTCTGCATATTTTCTGCAGTAGGGGTGGTCGCACTGGTGGCTCAAGGCGCCGCAACTGCGTTTGGTCCGCGGCCTCTGGGCTTCGTCTTGTACCTTCTTCAGTCCTGTGCCATGATCGGTGGTgccgttctctctggagTTACAGCATTATTCTTCCTAGACGGCAGCCATTTGTCTTTCACCCGATTTGCCATTCTACCCGCAATCCTGCTGACTATCATTTCGTCTGCGCTAGTGGCCGTTAGATGTTTCTTTCGGGGGAAACTTACCTTGCTCGACGCACCTGTCCGCCGCCGCTGCACGGAAGTCGAAGCCGACGAAGATGGAGCAACTTCTCAGTCGCCGC ACGATGAACGCATCGACTTGGAATCGTCCGACGACGCATATACCGACGATGAAACGCGTCCGCTTAACCTGGCGGCAGTTATACGGGAGTATCAGGAAAGTGCTCAGCGGAGGCACAGTGccaagacagaagagacgatcTTGTCTGAAACAGAAGGCTATCATGATGCAGACAGCCCGTTGCAGTTTCCGGTCGGTGTTGATCCCGCTCACATATTTCCAGCTGAG GAAGACTGGGATGAGGCTGAATTGAGTCTCTCTTCAGCGGAGGAGACTGATTCCGAGCCGGGTGGTTCAGATAAGTAG